One segment of Clostridium botulinum DNA contains the following:
- a CDS encoding ComEC/Rec2 family competence protein: MRIKRNFKFNLLLLFIILSILFMIRYFKFDSNNYNCDNNMIIHYIDVGQGDSSLIQVNNINMLIDSGPKESKKELLNYLNSLNIKKIDYIIATHPHEDHIGNMAKIIKTFKVDNFYAPKIENTTSTFEKMIDALKDKKLQINILKKGTNSIDLGKSTHLTTFSPNKDSYDNLNNYSPVIKIQYGKTSFLFTGDAEKEVENEILSDSNNNIKSDVIKIGHHGSSTSSSKAFIEKVNPSMAIISVGNDNKYNHPNKSTIDCLTKNHIKIYQTNKEHTIILSSDGHNIVKK, encoded by the coding sequence ATGAGAATTAAAAGAAATTTTAAATTTAATCTATTATTATTATTTATAATATTAAGTATATTATTTATGATAAGATACTTTAAATTTGATTCTAATAACTATAATTGCGATAATAACATGATTATTCATTATATTGATGTGGGACAAGGAGATTCCTCTCTTATACAGGTAAATAACATTAATATGCTTATAGATTCTGGTCCAAAAGAATCTAAAAAAGAACTCTTAAATTATCTTAATTCGTTAAACATAAAAAAGATAGATTATATTATTGCAACACACCCCCATGAAGATCATATAGGGAATATGGCTAAAATTATAAAAACTTTTAAAGTTGATAATTTCTATGCACCTAAAATAGAAAACACTACCTCAACATTTGAAAAAATGATAGATGCATTAAAAGATAAAAAACTACAAATTAATATATTAAAAAAAGGTACTAATTCTATTGATTTAGGAAAAAGTACTCATTTAACCACCTTTTCTCCTAATAAAGATTCCTATGATAATTTAAATAATTATTCTCCTGTCATAAAAATTCAATATGGTAAAACCTCATTTCTATTTACAGGAGATGCAGAAAAAGAAGTTGAAAATGAGATATTATCAGATTCAAATAACAATATTAAAAGTGATGTAATAAAAATAGGTCATCATGGTTCATCAACTTCATCAAGCAAAGCATTTATTGAAAAAGTCAACCCTTCAATGGCTATAATATCTGTTGGCAATGATAATAAATACAATCATCCTAATAAATCTACAATAGACTGTTTAACTAAAAATCATATAAAAATTTATCAAACAAATAAAGAACATACAATTATATTATCTTCTGATGGACATAATATAGTAAAAAAATAA
- a CDS encoding site-2 protease family protein, producing MDKILNIFLTIPAILIAFTFHEYAHAKVADMLGDNTPKFEGRLTLNPIAHIDPMGFLMILLFRFGWTKPVRTNPSAYKNYYKDDLKVSIAGICANLVVAIVFSILFGIFVRFAFNVLPESYYSVISLMISNIIAINISFAVFNLLPIPGLDGFKILEDLMPKKFNNIGEQLYKYQMLILLGIIFFGGFIISVPVNFLYDKAIKLASIVFTMF from the coding sequence ATGGATAAGATACTTAATATATTTTTAACAATACCTGCAATTTTAATTGCATTTACATTTCATGAATATGCACATGCAAAAGTAGCAGATATGCTAGGAGATAATACACCGAAATTTGAAGGAAGATTAACTTTAAATCCAATTGCGCATATTGATCCTATGGGATTTTTAATGATATTATTATTTAGATTTGGATGGACAAAACCAGTTAGAACTAATCCATCTGCATATAAGAATTATTATAAAGATGATTTAAAAGTTAGCATAGCAGGAATATGTGCAAATTTAGTTGTAGCAATAGTATTTTCAATACTATTTGGAATATTCGTTAGATTTGCATTTAATGTTTTACCAGAATCTTATTATAGTGTTATATCTCTTATGATTAGCAATATTATAGCTATTAATATTAGTTTTGCTGTGTTTAATTTATTACCTATTCCTGGATTAGATGGGTTTAAAATATTAGAAGACTTAATGCCAAAGAAATTTAATAATATAGGTGAACAATTATATAAATATCAAATGTTAATATTATTAGGAATAATATTTTTTGGAGGATTTATAATCAGTGTACCAGTTAATTTCTTATATGATAAAGCTATAAAATTAGCTTCAATTGTATTTACTATGTTTTAA
- a CDS encoding ribonuclease H-like domain-containing protein produces MIIRENNVKVEEFSDEFMIKPEKREYLPSELIFFDLEHYVYKKPKCIGVFGACEFNERLNEILVTQYMIEDRDEVADILYLARNYFIKMKKLGKKAIVTFSGNNDFTVINYLFKQYGIEYDFNKEFDSIDIQKEYEKNKTTSIGLKNLEKLFDIIREGEVISGSNLAKTFHKVLKDKSYFKRMPEEKIEKILLYNEQDVVNLYHIYVKWKKYIYDDNEIDEIDELEEIDELEDEIDELEDEIDELDNFNYENKSIINH; encoded by the coding sequence GTGATTATTCGTGAGAACAACGTAAAGGTAGAAGAATTTAGTGATGAATTTATGATAAAACCTGAAAAGAGAGAGTATTTACCTAGTGAGCTTATATTTTTTGATCTTGAACACTATGTATATAAAAAACCAAAATGTATTGGAGTTTTTGGAGCATGCGAATTTAATGAAAGACTAAATGAAATTTTGGTAACACAATATATGATAGAGGATAGAGATGAAGTAGCTGATATATTATATTTGGCAAGAAACTATTTTATTAAGATGAAAAAACTAGGTAAAAAAGCAATTGTGACATTTTCAGGGAATAATGATTTTACTGTTATAAATTATCTTTTCAAACAATATGGAATAGAATATGATTTTAACAAGGAATTTGATTCCATAGATATACAAAAAGAGTATGAAAAAAATAAGACTACATCTATAGGTCTTAAAAATTTAGAAAAGTTATTTGATATTATAAGAGAAGGAGAAGTGATTAGCGGATCGAACTTAGCTAAAACTTTTCATAAAGTATTAAAAGACAAAAGTTACTTTAAAAGAATGCCAGAAGAAAAAATAGAAAAAATACTTCTCTATAATGAACAAGATGTAGTTAATCTATATCATATTTATGTTAAATGGAAGAAATATATATATGATGATAATGAAATTGACGAGATCGATGAACTTGAAGAAATAGATGAATTAGAAGATGAAATAGATGAATTAGAAGATGAAATAGATGAATTAGATAATTTTAATTATGAAAATAAATCAATAATAAATCACTAA
- the feoB gene encoding ferrous iron transport protein B, with product MTTIALLGNPNVGKTTLFNALTGSNQYVGNWPGVTVEKKEGYINNVKIVDLPGIYAMDTFSNEEKVAKEFLQNGQVDLILNIVDASNLNRNLYLTTQLKEFNKPIVLAVNMIDIAESKGIFIDYEKLSKLFNIEIIPISAGKNIGIDKIASKLQEDNFKHSVDNTNFNFSSEDEAYLFIEDTLKQCIKSEHSNETTTSEKIDKILLNPYFAYPIFLMIIALMFQITFAWVGQPLSDLLDTFLNDAFVPFVSNSLSSTAPWFQSLIIDGIIAGVGGILVLLPIILVLFICITLLEDSGYMSRVAFLMDKLMRKMGLSGKAFIPMLIGFGCTVPAIMTARTLESEKDRKLTSLLVPLMSCNARLPVYVVFASVFFTDHRGLVVASLYFLGVLLAFLLGILFKNTYFKKDEEPFIIEIPEYKMPKLSSVLKQTGDKGKDFLKKAGTIIFAMSVVIWFLSNFNFTGMVSEVNESILASIGNSIAPIFSPLGFGNWQSAVSLLSGLLAKESVIASMQVIFAGNLDVVLGAHFTALSAYSFLVFILLYTPCISVIGTMKKEFGVKFTLFSVFYQLVLAWIVSFLVFNIGRLII from the coding sequence ATGACAACCATAGCTTTGCTTGGAAACCCTAATGTGGGAAAAACAACTTTATTTAACGCCTTAACCGGATCGAATCAGTATGTAGGTAATTGGCCTGGAGTAACTGTTGAAAAAAAAGAAGGATACATAAATAACGTAAAAATTGTGGACTTGCCTGGAATTTATGCAATGGATACTTTTTCTAATGAGGAAAAAGTAGCAAAAGAATTTTTGCAAAATGGACAAGTTGATTTAATACTAAACATAGTAGATGCTTCTAATTTAAATAGAAATCTATATTTAACAACTCAATTAAAAGAATTCAATAAACCAATAGTATTAGCGGTAAATATGATTGATATAGCTGAATCTAAGGGTATTTTTATAGATTATGAAAAGTTATCAAAATTATTTAATATTGAGATAATTCCTATATCTGCTGGTAAAAATATTGGAATTGATAAAATTGCATCCAAATTACAAGAAGATAATTTTAAACACTCAGTAGATAATACTAATTTTAATTTTTCGTCTGAAGATGAGGCTTACTTATTTATTGAGGATACTTTAAAACAATGTATAAAATCAGAACATAGTAATGAAACAACTACGTCTGAAAAAATAGATAAAATTTTACTTAATCCCTATTTTGCTTATCCAATATTTTTAATGATAATTGCTTTAATGTTTCAAATCACATTTGCTTGGGTTGGACAGCCATTATCAGATTTATTGGATACATTTTTAAATGATGCATTTGTTCCATTTGTAAGCAATTCATTATCAAGTACTGCTCCTTGGTTCCAATCTTTAATAATTGATGGAATAATAGCAGGTGTTGGTGGGATACTAGTATTATTACCTATAATCTTAGTATTATTTATATGTATTACTCTATTAGAAGATAGTGGTTATATGTCTAGAGTAGCATTTTTAATGGATAAATTAATGAGAAAAATGGGATTATCAGGTAAGGCATTTATACCTATGTTAATTGGTTTTGGTTGTACTGTACCTGCAATAATGACTGCAAGAACTTTAGAAAGTGAAAAAGATAGAAAACTTACTTCTCTACTTGTTCCCTTAATGTCATGTAATGCGCGTTTGCCAGTTTATGTAGTATTTGCTTCTGTATTTTTTACAGATCATAGAGGCTTAGTTGTTGCATCATTATATTTCTTAGGTGTACTTCTAGCATTCTTATTAGGTATATTATTTAAAAATACATATTTCAAAAAAGATGAAGAACCATTTATAATTGAAATTCCTGAATATAAGATGCCAAAACTATCATCAGTTTTAAAACAAACAGGTGATAAAGGAAAAGACTTCTTAAAAAAGGCAGGAACAATAATATTTGCTATGAGTGTTGTAATATGGTTTTTATCAAACTTTAACTTTACTGGCATGGTAAGCGAAGTAAATGAAAGTATTTTAGCATCTATAGGCAATAGCATTGCTCCTATATTTTCACCTTTAGGATTCGGTAATTGGCAATCTGCTGTTTCTTTACTTTCAGGTCTGCTTGCTAAAGAGTCAGTTATAGCTTCTATGCAAGTAATTTTTGCTGGTAATTTAGATGTCGTTTTAGGTGCACACTTTACAGCATTATCTGCTTATTCTTTCTTAGTATTCATATTACTATATACTCCTTGTATTTCAGTAATTGGAACTATGAAGAAAGAATTCGGAGTTAAGTTCACTTTATTTTCTGTATTTTATCAACTAGTTCTTGCTTGGATAGTTTCATTCTTAGTATTTAATATAGGACGATTAATTATATAA
- the gltX gene encoding glutamate--tRNA ligase produces MASKKIRTRFAPSPTGYMHVGNLRTALYAYLIAKHEAGDFILRIEDTDQERLVDGAVDIIYNTLKLTGLNHDEGPDVGGNVGPYVQSERKAIYLEYAKNLVEKGEAYYCFCSKDRLDMLKENAEALKRPFKYDKHCLHLTKEEIEANLAKGLPYVIRQNNPTTGSTTFDDVIYGKITVDNSELEDMILIKSDGLPTYNFANVVDDHLMGITHIVRGNEYLSSSPKYNRLYEAFGWDIPVYVHCPPIMKDTHNKLSKRNGDASFEDLMKKGYLKDAVLNYIALLGWNPGTNEEIFNLEELTQKFDFKDISKSPAIFDDAKLKWMNGEYIRKLSLDEFHELAVPEYKKVLKKDFDLKFISELLHTRCELLSDLAEQIDFLEELPEYSTDLYVHKKMKSTVESSLENLQKVLPIIEEIDEANWNKDYIHEKVFELIKSLEIKNGQMLWPIRTALSGKSFTPGGAFELAILLGKEESISRLKKGIELLK; encoded by the coding sequence ATGGCATCAAAAAAAATCAGAACAAGATTTGCACCTAGCCCAACTGGTTATATGCATGTTGGAAATTTAAGAACTGCACTTTATGCTTATCTTATAGCTAAACATGAAGCTGGAGATTTCATATTAAGAATTGAGGACACTGATCAAGAAAGATTGGTAGACGGTGCGGTTGATATTATATATAACACGCTAAAATTAACAGGTCTTAATCATGATGAAGGTCCAGATGTTGGCGGTAACGTTGGCCCTTATGTTCAAAGTGAAAGAAAAGCTATATATCTTGAATATGCAAAGAATTTAGTAGAAAAAGGAGAAGCTTATTACTGTTTCTGTTCTAAAGATAGATTAGATATGCTTAAAGAAAATGCTGAAGCGTTAAAGAGACCATTTAAATATGATAAGCATTGTTTACATCTTACAAAAGAAGAAATAGAAGCTAATCTAGCTAAAGGATTACCTTATGTAATAAGACAAAACAATCCTACAACTGGATCTACAACTTTTGATGATGTTATATACGGTAAAATAACTGTAGATAACTCTGAACTTGAAGATATGATTTTAATTAAATCTGATGGTCTTCCAACATATAATTTTGCAAATGTTGTAGACGATCATTTAATGGGTATTACTCATATTGTTAGAGGTAATGAATATCTTTCATCTTCACCTAAATATAATAGATTATACGAAGCATTTGGATGGGATATACCAGTGTATGTTCATTGTCCACCAATTATGAAAGATACTCATAATAAGTTATCAAAAAGAAATGGTGATGCATCATTTGAAGATCTTATGAAAAAAGGATACTTAAAGGATGCTGTACTTAATTATATAGCATTACTTGGATGGAATCCTGGAACAAACGAAGAGATCTTTAACCTTGAAGAATTAACTCAAAAATTTGATTTCAAAGATATAAGTAAATCACCTGCTATATTTGATGACGCTAAATTAAAATGGATGAATGGTGAATATATAAGAAAACTTTCTTTAGACGAATTCCATGAACTTGCTGTTCCTGAATATAAGAAAGTATTAAAGAAAGACTTTGATTTAAAATTCATTTCTGAATTATTACATACAAGATGTGAATTATTAAGCGATTTAGCTGAACAAATTGATTTCTTAGAAGAATTACCAGAGTATTCAACTGACCTTTATGTTCATAAAAAAATGAAAAGTACAGTTGAAAGTTCATTAGAAAACTTACAAAAAGTTTTACCAATCATTGAAGAAATCGATGAAGCAAATTGGAATAAAGATTATATCCATGAAAAAGTGTTCGAATTAATAAAATCATTAGAAATTAAAAATGGTCAAATGTTATGGCCTATAAGAACTGCTCTTTCTGGTAAATCATTTACTCCAGGTGGTGCTTTTGAACTTGCTATACTACTTGGCAAAGAAGAATCAATTTCAAGACTAAAAAAAGGTATTGAATTACTTAAATAA
- a CDS encoding AI-2E family transporter codes for MTINKNVKYKDILIMAIIGIIVYKIIDNYEFFFNIVKHFISIMSPFIYALIFAYILNPIMIIFEKRFKFSRGKSILATYAIITGIIIMFFFFTIPSLVDSIASIIKEVPNYMETIQEWINTAIKNPKLSELIVDAGLVDKIELLSIKMGNFTITILQGMLGYLLSLTGNLVKIVFGFLIAVYVLSDKDGLLHSLKTITYIILKEKKASELIKACNTYNKMIGVYIGTKAIDSAIIGLIALIGLIIVKAPYALLLSIIVAITNMIPYFGPFIGEIVGAGVCIFVSPMKALVVFILLLLIQQFDAWYLDPKLIGAKVGVKPFWIIMGVIIGGAFWGPIGMLLASPTLATINIYYIRLVKFYKSKNPSLFKDL; via the coding sequence ATGACTATAAATAAAAATGTAAAATATAAGGATATATTAATAATGGCTATTATTGGAATTATTGTGTACAAAATAATAGATAATTATGAGTTTTTCTTTAATATAGTTAAACATTTTATCTCTATTATGTCACCATTTATATATGCTTTAATTTTTGCATATATATTAAATCCTATAATGATAATTTTTGAAAAAAGATTTAAATTTTCAAGAGGAAAATCTATATTAGCGACTTATGCAATCATAACAGGAATAATAATAATGTTTTTCTTTTTTACAATACCTAGTTTAGTTGATAGTATAGCTAGTATAATTAAAGAAGTTCCCAATTATATGGAAACAATTCAAGAATGGATTAATACAGCAATTAAAAATCCTAAATTAAGTGAATTGATAGTTGATGCAGGGTTAGTAGATAAAATTGAACTTTTATCTATTAAAATGGGAAACTTTACAATAACTATATTACAAGGAATGTTAGGATATTTATTATCTCTTACAGGAAATTTAGTTAAAATAGTATTTGGCTTTTTAATAGCTGTTTATGTATTAAGTGATAAAGATGGGTTACTTCATAGTCTTAAAACTATAACTTATATAATTTTAAAAGAGAAGAAGGCAAGTGAGCTAATTAAGGCTTGTAATACTTATAATAAGATGATAGGTGTATATATAGGAACAAAGGCTATAGATTCAGCTATAATAGGGCTTATAGCGTTAATTGGTTTAATAATAGTTAAAGCTCCATATGCTCTGTTACTATCTATTATAGTTGCTATTACAAATATGATACCTTACTTTGGACCATTTATAGGAGAAATAGTTGGTGCAGGAGTATGTATTTTTGTTTCACCTATGAAAGCTCTTGTAGTATTTATACTTTTACTTTTAATTCAACAATTTGATGCTTGGTATCTTGATCCTAAGCTTATAGGAGCAAAAGTAGGTGTAAAACCATTTTGGATTATTATGGGGGTGATAATAGGGGGAGCATTCTGGGGACCTATAGGAATGTTATTAGCATCACCTACACTCGCGACTATTAATATTTATTATATTAGATTAGTGAAATTCTATAAGTCTAAAAATCCAAGTTTATTTAAGGATTTATAA
- the argS gene encoding arginine--tRNA ligase, giving the protein MDYKNKIAQLIKQHVDLDIDAIEKLIEIPPKSEMGDYAFPCFQLSKVMRKAPNMIAETLKDAINKDGFERIENLGPYLNFFVDKGVFAENTINKILKDGDSYGESNIGEGKTVCVEYSSPNIAKPFHVGHLFTTAIGNSLYKMFKKEGYDVVGLNHLGDWGTQFGKLISAYNRWVDEEALEKAPIDELLRIYVKFHDEAEKDPSLEDEGRMYFKKLETGDAEAQALWKRFRDLSLKEFERVYDILGVKFDSLAGEAFYNDKMDVVVNELKDKGLLVESNGAQVVMLDDYNMPPCIVLKGDGASIYATRDLAAAMYRKKTYDFYKSIYVVGSPQALHFKQVFKVLELAGHEWANDCVHVGFGLVKFADRKLSTRKGEVVLLDDLIRESVEKTLEVINEKNPELENKEEVAKKIGVGAIIFTYLKNSREKDIVFDWKEILSFEGETGPYVQYSYARANSIISRAENISSEVDYSKLSSKEEFELVKVLANFNNQIKLATDKLEPSILTRYVIDVAKSFNKFYNAHSVLNLDDEVLKATRLSLVKSSLQVIKNGLELLGIDVVEKM; this is encoded by the coding sequence ATGGATTACAAAAATAAAATTGCACAGCTAATTAAACAACATGTAGATTTGGATATTGATGCTATAGAAAAGCTTATTGAAATACCACCTAAGTCTGAAATGGGAGATTATGCTTTTCCATGTTTTCAACTTTCTAAAGTGATGAGAAAAGCACCTAATATGATCGCTGAAACTTTAAAAGATGCTATTAACAAAGATGGATTTGAAAGAATTGAAAATCTTGGACCATACTTAAATTTCTTTGTTGATAAAGGCGTATTTGCTGAAAATACAATCAATAAGATACTAAAAGATGGAGATAGTTATGGTGAATCTAATATAGGAGAAGGTAAAACAGTTTGTGTTGAATATTCTTCACCTAATATAGCAAAACCATTCCATGTAGGACATTTATTCACAACAGCTATTGGTAATTCTTTATACAAAATGTTTAAAAAAGAAGGATATGATGTTGTAGGTTTAAATCATTTAGGAGATTGGGGAACTCAATTTGGTAAGCTTATATCAGCTTATAATAGATGGGTTGATGAAGAAGCTTTAGAAAAAGCTCCAATTGATGAACTTCTTAGAATTTATGTTAAGTTCCATGATGAAGCAGAAAAAGATCCTAGCTTAGAAGACGAAGGAAGAATGTACTTTAAAAAGTTAGAAACAGGTGATGCGGAAGCTCAAGCTTTATGGAAGAGATTCAGAGATTTAAGTTTAAAGGAATTTGAAAGAGTATATGATATACTAGGCGTTAAATTTGATTCATTAGCAGGAGAAGCATTCTATAATGATAAAATGGATGTAGTAGTTAATGAATTAAAGGATAAAGGATTACTTGTAGAAAGTAATGGAGCACAAGTTGTAATGCTAGATGATTACAATATGCCACCTTGTATAGTATTAAAAGGTGATGGAGCATCTATATATGCAACAAGAGACTTAGCTGCGGCTATGTACAGAAAGAAAACTTATGATTTCTACAAGAGTATTTATGTAGTTGGAAGCCCACAAGCATTACATTTCAAACAAGTATTTAAAGTGTTAGAACTTGCAGGACATGAATGGGCAAATGATTGTGTTCATGTTGGATTTGGATTAGTTAAATTTGCAGATAGAAAGCTTTCTACAAGAAAAGGAGAAGTTGTTTTACTTGATGATTTAATAAGAGAATCAGTTGAAAAAACTTTAGAAGTTATAAATGAAAAGAATCCTGAGCTTGAAAATAAAGAAGAAGTAGCTAAGAAAATAGGTGTTGGAGCTATAATCTTTACTTACTTAAAGAATTCAAGAGAAAAAGATATAGTATTTGATTGGAAGGAAATCCTATCATTTGAGGGAGAAACAGGTCCTTATGTTCAATACTCATATGCTAGAGCTAATAGTATAATAAGTAGAGCAGAGAACATTTCTTCAGAAGTTGATTATAGCAAATTATCTTCAAAAGAAGAATTTGAATTAGTTAAAGTTCTAGCTAACTTTAATAATCAAATTAAACTTGCTACTGATAAATTAGAACCATCAATTTTAACAAGATACGTTATAGACGTTGCAAAATCATTTAATAAGTTCTATAATGCTCATTCAGTTTTAAATTTAGATGATGAAGTTTTAAAAGCAACTAGATTAAGCTTAGTAAAAAGTAGCTTACAAGTAATAAAGAATGGTTTAGAACTATTAGGAATAGATGTAGTAGAAAAGATGTAG
- a CDS encoding HAD-IB family hydrolase, with product MSKIGAFFDLDGTLYREGLITEVFKKMVKYEIIAPERWYNEVKPHFLKWDKRQGDYDNYLLKMVDVYLEAIQGLEKHQVEHIAQKVVEQKGDRVYTFTRDRIKWHKDQGHIIIIISGSPSELVREMANKYGFNDYKGTIYMVDNKDMYTSEVIPMWDSDSKSKAINELVEKYNIDLNESYAYGDTSGDYTMFKHVGHPFCINPTKELLQKVMSDNEVTNKVNVIVERKDVIYNLNIEDIQFV from the coding sequence ATGTCAAAAATAGGGGCATTTTTTGATTTAGATGGAACATTATATAGAGAAGGTTTAATTACAGAAGTATTTAAAAAAATGGTTAAATATGAGATTATAGCACCAGAGAGATGGTATAATGAAGTAAAGCCTCATTTTTTAAAATGGGATAAGAGACAAGGTGATTATGATAATTATCTTTTAAAAATGGTAGATGTTTATTTAGAAGCTATCCAAGGACTAGAAAAACATCAAGTAGAGCATATAGCCCAAAAAGTAGTTGAACAAAAAGGTGATAGGGTTTACACTTTTACAAGAGATAGAATAAAGTGGCATAAAGATCAAGGCCATATTATAATTATAATATCAGGTTCACCTTCAGAGCTTGTTAGGGAAATGGCTAATAAATATGGCTTTAATGATTATAAAGGTACCATTTATATGGTAGATAATAAAGATATGTATACAAGTGAAGTTATACCTATGTGGGATAGTGATAGTAAATCTAAAGCTATAAACGAACTTGTAGAGAAATATAATATAGACCTTAATGAAAGTTATGCTTATGGAGATACTTCTGGAGATTACACTATGTTTAAGCATGTAGGGCATCCATTTTGCATTAATCCAACAAAAGAACTTTTACAAAAAGTTATGAGTGACAATGAAGTTACAAATAAAGTTAATGTTATAGTAGAAAGAAAGGATGTAATATATAACTTAAATATTGAAGATATACAATTTGTATAG
- a CDS encoding Ppx/GppA phosphatase family protein yields MKKIGVIYIGSNSVKFTLMNVMNNGYYKVIGESSNDIKLALDLLDINKLSDSKINETLANVRSFKSLCTFSGVKEIIAVATCTLKKAPNCNEFLEKIKNQFDITVNLLSDEQEIYYSYLGVTRSMYVNNSLIVDICGSCTHLTWVKDGKIEKNTTIPLGALNYTFKYNLQDRVCYENLEKAISSLTSIIDDIEWLKKENFESMIVVGSTARTLCKIDKAKKRYPFDILHNYKLNENDVYKIYNLIKCKDFKQRTKIDGLSTEKADLIVGGLSILNTIIEKIRCDDIIISGRGLREGIMFEYINNHYKPIDDILDYNLNGIIEYLNINRAHAEHVFNITSTLFNELKPLHKLGDKYNNVLKTATLLHDSGVSIDYYHHHKHSFYVILNSNINGLTHRELFMSAAIAATHNERDKVALPPFFSIINKLDIKAINSINILLMIAEHLDLSLEKAVDYLSIDIKEDSVLINLSSHLNIDLEIKQVLKFKDRFKDIYGKNLEVKQI; encoded by the coding sequence ATGAAAAAAATAGGTGTTATTTACATTGGTTCTAATTCAGTTAAATTTACATTAATGAATGTAATGAATAATGGATATTATAAAGTTATCGGAGAATCTAGTAATGATATTAAACTTGCTTTAGATTTATTAGATATTAATAAACTATCTGATAGTAAGATAAACGAAACACTAGCAAATGTTCGTTCATTTAAGTCATTATGTACTTTTTCAGGAGTAAAAGAAATCATAGCAGTTGCTACTTGTACATTAAAAAAAGCACCTAATTGTAATGAATTTCTTGAAAAAATAAAAAATCAGTTTGATATAACTGTTAACTTATTATCAGATGAGCAAGAAATATATTACAGTTACTTAGGGGTAACAAGAAGCATGTATGTAAATAATTCTCTTATTGTAGATATTTGCGGATCTTGTACTCATTTAACTTGGGTTAAGGATGGGAAAATAGAGAAAAATACTACAATTCCATTAGGAGCTTTAAATTATACTTTCAAGTATAATTTACAAGATAGAGTTTGCTATGAAAATCTAGAAAAAGCCATATCATCTTTAACAAGTATAATAGATGATATTGAATGGTTAAAAAAAGAAAATTTCGAATCTATGATAGTTGTAGGTAGTACTGCTAGAACTCTTTGTAAAATTGATAAAGCTAAAAAAAGATATCCTTTTGATATTTTACACAACTATAAATTAAATGAAAATGATGTTTATAAAATATATAACTTAATAAAATGTAAAGACTTTAAGCAAAGAACTAAAATCGATGGTTTATCAACAGAAAAAGCTGATTTAATTGTTGGCGGATTAAGTATACTAAATACTATAATTGAGAAAATAAGATGTGATGATATTATAATATCTGGTCGTGGACTAAGAGAAGGTATAATGTTTGAATATATAAATAATCATTATAAGCCTATCGACGATATATTAGATTACAATTTAAATGGAATAATTGAATACTTAAATATAAATAGAGCCCATGCTGAGCATGTATTTAACATAACCTCAACTCTGTTTAATGAATTAAAGCCTCTTCATAAACTTGGAGATAAATATAATAATGTATTAAAAACTGCTACATTATTGCACGATTCTGGAGTTAGTATAGATTATTATCATCATCACAAACATTCTTTTTATGTAATATTAAACTCTAATATTAATGGTCTTACCCATAGAGAATTGTTTATGAGTGCTGCTATTGCTGCTACCCATAATGAACGAGATAAAGTAGCATTACCACCATTTTTTTCAATAATAAATAAATTAGATATAAAGGCTATTAATTCTATTAATATACTGCTTATGATTGCTGAGCATTTAGATCTAAGCCTTGAAAAAGCTGTAGATTACTTAAGTATTGATATAAAAGAAGATAGTGTTTTAATTAATTTATCATCGCATTTAAATATTGATTTAGAAATAAAACAAGTACTTAAATTTAAAGATAGATTTAAAGATATTTACGGTAAAAATTTAGAAGTAAAACAAATATAA
- a CDS encoding FeoA family protein produces the protein MCICDLKPGEKGIIDLVEGNLKLKKRLSALGCIKGTEIEFKRSAPLGDPIVINFRGFDLAIRKNDAKNIFLAV, from the coding sequence ATGTGTATTTGCGATTTAAAACCTGGTGAAAAAGGAATAATAGATTTAGTTGAAGGAAATCTAAAACTAAAAAAAAGATTATCAGCCTTAGGATGTATTAAAGGTACTGAAATTGAATTTAAAAGAAGCGCTCCTCTAGGAGATCCAATAGTTATAAACTTTAGAGGATTTGATTTAGCTATTAGAAAAAATGATGCTAAAAATATATTTTTAGCAGTATAG